The Crocinitomicaceae bacterium genome includes a region encoding these proteins:
- a CDS encoding glycosyltransferase family 39 protein → MHELKRNIDIGLILIISFALRFTVSITHSYTNDELSAINRLRYDTFSELIDQGVKTGDMHPAGVQVFEKIWSSLFGTSELALRFPFVLFGTLSVWMIFLIGKNWFNRTTGIFAAIFLGFLYFPIIQSELARPYSPGLLITLLVVWFYNKILFTSLTKKEKIKFTFALGFCFAAGLYTHYFLFYTLIVIGVSGFVFFNRTNWKNYLLATLLAIVLYIPHVPITLHHLSVGGLGWLGEPDPLFIFDFIFYAFNQSLLILLGVLILILISFFFSEQTEKISAKYYWLSAYFFFGVVLGGYLISYLVTPVLKIPVLIFVFPFLLLMISALLSRLKGTIYFASAMGLLILFSSLAEQKLFDTRHMGYRETAKHLVEWNKKYGDENIYAVYNLSNPDYMNFYATQFGDSVYFERNLIEFSDAPQVRRDLALRDEPYCVVGYSERLTLPQIFEIVQEFYPLIIESFHYENSAVFLMKRNDQLERSNELTQPGKKLISEFLFESGGQDKWTYKMNFLKTDSITKSLIYKLNADNMYGPDFVIRKNEMNQNMVSYIKVEIEAAIPDDAQLTIGISAMRNGQFVQHQNENWWLGYDLEEMILSTQDSVTGIGKSYFAFNLPIFIEPDDELKFSLWNRNGKEIKIFKFKIVLVEDVWSDHLHQ, encoded by the coding sequence ATGCATGAACTGAAAAGAAATATTGACATCGGGTTGATTCTGATCATCAGTTTTGCTCTGCGCTTCACTGTTTCAATTACCCATTCGTACACCAATGATGAACTAAGCGCAATCAACCGGTTGCGTTATGATACATTCAGTGAATTGATTGATCAGGGCGTGAAAACGGGTGATATGCATCCTGCCGGTGTTCAGGTTTTTGAAAAAATATGGTCATCGCTTTTTGGAACTTCTGAATTGGCACTTCGATTCCCTTTTGTGCTTTTTGGAACGCTGTCAGTTTGGATGATTTTTTTAATTGGTAAAAACTGGTTCAATCGTACTACCGGAATTTTTGCAGCAATTTTTTTAGGATTTCTCTACTTTCCCATCATCCAATCTGAATTGGCTCGGCCTTATTCACCTGGACTCCTGATTACTTTGCTAGTTGTTTGGTTTTACAATAAAATTTTATTCACTAGTCTTACTAAAAAAGAGAAAATCAAATTCACGTTTGCTCTAGGTTTTTGTTTTGCAGCCGGTTTGTATACGCACTACTTTCTCTTCTATACGTTGATTGTGATTGGTGTTAGCGGCTTTGTTTTTTTTAATAGAACTAATTGGAAAAATTATTTGCTTGCAACCCTGCTTGCTATTGTATTATACATTCCGCATGTACCTATTACATTGCATCATCTTTCGGTTGGCGGATTAGGGTGGTTAGGTGAACCTGATCCTTTATTTATTTTTGATTTTATATTCTACGCATTTAATCAATCACTGTTGATTTTATTGGGGGTATTGATACTTATTCTCATTTCTTTTTTCTTTAGTGAACAGACAGAAAAGATTTCGGCAAAATATTATTGGTTATCTGCCTATTTCTTTTTTGGTGTGGTTTTGGGAGGCTATCTCATTTCATATTTAGTAACGCCGGTACTTAAAATTCCGGTTCTCATTTTTGTTTTTCCTTTTCTACTGCTCATGATTTCTGCCTTGTTGTCAAGATTAAAAGGGACAATCTATTTTGCTTCAGCCATGGGTTTGCTGATACTTTTTTCATCGCTCGCTGAGCAGAAATTATTTGATACTCGGCACATGGGATATCGTGAAACGGCAAAGCATTTAGTTGAATGGAATAAAAAATATGGTGATGAAAATATTTATGCGGTGTACAATTTGAGTAATCCTGATTACATGAATTTTTATGCTACTCAATTTGGTGACAGCGTTTATTTTGAACGTAACCTAATTGAGTTTTCAGATGCTCCGCAAGTGAGACGTGATTTGGCATTACGTGATGAGCCGTACTGCGTTGTGGGTTACTCAGAACGACTCACGCTACCGCAGATTTTTGAAATTGTACAAGAATTTTACCCGCTGATTATTGAATCATTTCACTATGAAAATTCAGCCGTTTTTCTCATGAAAAGAAATGACCAATTGGAAAGATCAAATGAACTAACTCAACCTGGGAAAAAGCTGATTTCAGAATTTTTATTCGAGTCCGGTGGACAAGACAAATGGACCTATAAAATGAACTTCTTGAAAACTGATTCTATCACAAAAAGCCTAATATATAAGCTTAATGCTGATAATATGTACGGACCGGATTTTGTCATCAGAAAAAATGAAATGAATCAAAATATGGTGTCATATATCAAAGTAGAAATTGAAGCTGCAATTCCGGATGATGCCCAATTAACCATTGGAATATCTGCCATGCGTAACGGGCAATTTGTGCAACATCAGAATGAAAACTGGTGGTTAGGATATGATTTGGAAGAAATGATTTTATCTACTCAAGATTCAGTTACAGGCATTGGAAAATCATACTTTGCGTTCAACTTACCTATTTTTATTGAGCCAGATGATGAATTGAAATTTTCTCTTTGGAACAGAAATGGAAAGGAGATCAAGATATTTAAATTCAAAATTGTTTTGGTTGAAGATGTGTGGTCAGATCATTTACATCAATGA
- a CDS encoding transposase gives MIPVINDFIKRNGVQNFTVVADAAMISSENVQQLIQNNINYIVGARLANVSATMLDTIDKNINRENGKSIRIKTDNGYLICSYSDVRYRKDKHEMEKQIDKAKQVIAKPSKTKKLKFTQTKNQQIELNEILIEKTRKLLGIKGYYTNIEESTADDKTIIERYHELYKIEQAFRISKNDLQTRPIFHFKEDPIKLHMLICFIALVISKHIELKTGISIRKFIDESKKSLMEKY, from the coding sequence ATCATCCCGGTTATTAATGATTTTATTAAAAGAAATGGTGTACAAAACTTCACCGTTGTAGCAGATGCTGCAATGATCAGTTCAGAAAATGTACAACAATTAATCCAGAACAACATCAACTACATCGTGGGGGCAAGACTCGCAAACGTCTCCGCAACTATGCTCGACACCATTGACAAAAATATCAACAGAGAAAACGGAAAAAGCATACGCATTAAAACCGATAATGGATATTTGATTTGCAGTTATTCAGATGTCAGATACCGTAAGGATAAGCATGAAATGGAAAAACAAATAGACAAAGCAAAACAAGTTATTGCAAAGCCGTCAAAAACTAAAAAATTAAAATTCACCCAAACAAAAAATCAGCAAATTGAACTCAATGAAATTCTAATTGAGAAAACTCGCAAACTTCTAGGGATAAAAGGATATTATACGAACATTGAAGAATCAACGGCTGACGACAAAACAATAATAGAGCGCTACCATGAACTTTATAAAATTGAACAAGCCTTCAGAATATCAAAAAACGACCTACAAACAAGACCAATTTTTCATTTTAAGGAAGATCCCATCAAACTTCATATGCTCATTTGTTTTATTGCATTAGTGATATCAAAACACATAGAACTAAAAACAGGTATCTCAATAAGAAAATTTATAGACGAGTCAAAAAAATCGTTGATGGAGAAATATTGA